A portion of the Atribacterota bacterium genome contains these proteins:
- a CDS encoding ABC transporter ATP-binding protein — protein sequence MPLLELKEVKKSFGGICALNDISFTLKKNDILGLIGPNGAGKTTVFNLITGGYTFDSGSIRFDGKSISKMRPDQIISLGIARTFQNIRLFKNLTALDNVKASLYHKTRYNLIDTLFRTSNYRKIEQRIDHDARELLKKMDLGKYIETRSSNLPYGFQRKLEITRALALEPKLLLLDEPAAGMNPKEVMDIIGLIQRIYSKYNLTMIIIEHHMNVITSLSKNIVVLNFGKKIAEGIPQEIQKNPTVIEAYLGHSNLASNQERRDSKNVNN from the coding sequence ATGCCTTTATTGGAATTGAAAGAGGTTAAAAAGAGTTTCGGTGGCATATGTGCCTTAAATGATATTTCTTTTACGCTGAAAAAGAATGATATTCTTGGTTTAATTGGACCAAATGGAGCTGGAAAAACTACCGTATTTAATTTAATTACGGGAGGTTATACCTTTGATTCTGGTTCAATACGTTTTGATGGTAAATCTATAAGCAAAATGAGACCAGATCAAATTATTAGTCTTGGTATAGCAAGGACATTTCAAAATATACGACTTTTTAAAAATTTAACAGCCCTTGATAATGTGAAGGCTTCCTTGTATCACAAAACGAGATACAACCTTATTGATACTTTATTTAGAACAAGTAACTATAGAAAGATTGAGCAAAGAATAGATCATGATGCAAGAGAATTATTAAAAAAAATGGACTTAGGTAAATATATTGAAACCAGATCGAGTAATTTACCCTATGGATTTCAGAGAAAACTAGAGATTACCAGAGCGTTAGCTTTAGAACCGAAATTATTACTTTTAGATGAACCAGCTGCAGGAATGAATCCGAAAGAAGTGATGGATATTATTGGTTTAATTCAAAGAATTTATTCAAAATATAATTTAACCATGATTATCATTGAACACCATATGAATGTAATTACCAGTCTTAGCAAGAATATTGTTGTTTTAAATTTTGGTAAAAAAATTGCTGAGGGGATACCTCAAGAAATTCAAAAAAATCCCACTGTGATAGAAGCTTATTTGGGGCATTCAAATTTAGCCAGTAATCAAGAAAGAAGAGATTCTAAAAATGTTAACAATTAA
- a CDS encoding branched-chain amino acid ABC transporter permease, translated as MEYFKTIFIVGSINVVAVIGVTIFTGFTGLFSFGHAAFVAIGAYGAGILTYFYHFPFILAVIIGSMLAGLVSLIIGYPTIRGNLGSDYLAVALLGFGEAVRVILENLKITQGARGLPGIRICCNIPVVIITIIICIIVARNIIHSKYGRRMVVVREDAIAAEMLGVPLFKTKYFSFFTSALFCGLSGGLFAHFYGFIQPVMFTLEQSTQILASVVCGGIGSITGPIIATYIFVAIPEIFRFAKLWRLVFYGTVLVLTMIFRPSGLMGYQEITFNTFSTKYKQLIKWIKDNRNSRR; from the coding sequence GTGGAGTATTTTAAAACAATTTTTATCGTAGGTTCGATAAATGTAGTAGCTGTAATCGGTGTAACAATATTTACTGGATTTACGGGTTTATTTTCTTTTGGACATGCTGCATTTGTCGCAATAGGAGCTTATGGGGCTGGGATCTTGACTTATTTTTATCATTTCCCCTTTATTCTAGCTGTTATAATTGGAAGCATGCTTGCCGGGTTGGTAAGTTTAATAATAGGTTATCCAACCATTAGAGGAAACCTGGGAAGTGACTATTTAGCTGTTGCTCTTTTAGGTTTTGGGGAAGCAGTCAGAGTTATATTAGAAAATCTCAAAATTACACAAGGAGCTCGTGGCTTACCCGGGATTAGGATTTGTTGCAATATACCAGTCGTTATCATCACGATAATAATATGCATAATCGTTGCTAGAAATATTATTCACTCCAAATACGGTAGAAGAATGGTTGTAGTTAGAGAAGATGCTATTGCTGCTGAAATGCTCGGCGTTCCTTTATTTAAAACAAAATATTTTTCATTTTTTACAAGTGCATTATTTTGTGGGCTATCAGGAGGTCTATTTGCTCACTTCTATGGTTTCATACAACCTGTGATGTTTACATTAGAGCAGTCAACCCAAATTTTAGCCTCAGTAGTATGCGGTGGAATTGGTAGCATAACAGGGCCAATTATAGCAACATATATATTTGTTGCCATACCTGAAATCTTTAGATTTGCAAAATTGTGGCGTTTAGTTTTTTATGGTACTGTTTTAGTATTAACGATGATATTTAGACCGAGCGGCTTAATGGGATATCAAGAAATTACTTTTAATACATTTTCAACTAAATACAAACAATTAATTAAATGGATAAAAGATAATCGAAATTCAAGGAGATAG
- a CDS encoding branched-chain amino acid ABC transporter permease, translating into MFLQTIVTGIGIGSIYALMAMGYCLVFSILNFSNFAHGAVIMLGAYVGFLFSSVIGLPFVVSLIITAIITGILSIINERLAYRTLRERNAPSLYLIITAMGVSIMLENLVYSTIGSNFYSYPKFFSKNYYEVFSSTIGVIDVYSFFVSVICIILLHLYLNHSKSGIAIRAGVSDQIAVSLMGANFNVLIRNVFFLSGIFAGLAGVFMGMRYMVYPQMGWITNKAYIAAVIGGLGSLPGAVIGGLILGIIETVVSVYISSVVRDVFSFSLLILILLFKPLGLFGKKLEDKM; encoded by the coding sequence TTGTTTTTGCAAACAATAGTTACTGGTATTGGGATTGGTAGCATATACGCTTTGATGGCTATGGGCTATTGTCTTGTGTTTAGCATTTTAAATTTTAGTAACTTTGCCCATGGAGCAGTAATCATGTTGGGTGCATATGTGGGCTTTCTCTTTTCTTCAGTGATAGGTTTACCATTTGTAGTATCATTAATCATTACTGCAATCATTACAGGCATATTATCAATTATTAATGAAAGATTAGCTTATAGGACCTTAAGAGAAAGAAATGCTCCCTCGCTGTATTTAATCATTACAGCTATGGGTGTATCAATTATGCTTGAAAATCTGGTCTATTCTACTATTGGTTCCAATTTTTACTCATACCCAAAGTTTTTTTCAAAAAATTATTATGAGGTATTTTCAAGCACAATTGGAGTCATCGATGTTTATTCCTTTTTCGTATCCGTAATTTGCATCATTCTATTACATCTCTATTTAAACCATTCAAAGAGTGGAATAGCAATTAGAGCAGGGGTCTCAGATCAAATAGCAGTATCATTAATGGGAGCAAATTTTAATGTTTTAATTAGGAATGTATTCTTTTTATCAGGTATTTTTGCTGGTCTTGCAGGAGTATTTATGGGTATGAGATATATGGTATATCCACAAATGGGATGGATTACCAATAAAGCTTATATTGCGGCTGTTATTGGTGGTCTTGGCAGTTTACCGGGTGCAGTTATAGGAGGTCTTATACTTGGCATTATAGAAACCGTTGTATCTGTTTATATTTCATCAGTTGTAAGAGATGTTTTTTCATTTTCATTGTTGATTCTCATACTTTTATTCAAGCCCTTAGGCCTTTTTGGAAAAAAACTTGAAGATAAGATGTAA